In Oscillatoria acuminata PCC 6304, a single window of DNA contains:
- a CDS encoding glycoside hydrolase family 10 protein, whose product MNRNVRRCLNVALGLLVAVAWSIGFIPHIATSETPAREEIRGVWLTNVGSDVLFVPGAVHDALQELSDLNFNTVYPVVWNRGQTFYPSVASKQVTGRSQDWLLSLMRGTNDVLGEIIADGQSLGLRVVPWFEYGFMAPANSELVKRHPDWVTRHQDNSENLREEELAPIFNENPLTIQQVWLNPLHPEVQNFLLRLIVEVVANYPIDAIQFDDNFGLPVELGYDPYTIALYQAEHWGYSPPSNPYNAQWVRWRANKINDFMERIYQAVQFVNPNCSISLAANSQSFAYRHYLQDWLTWVESGWIDELFLQVYHSELSRFETELDISTVWYARNLTRVGVGILTGTMKRSISFAEIEDRVKVARDRQFAGFAFFYWESLWGKVASESPEERRNSFQALFSEPAISPVPVRSPPKKQDNPQT is encoded by the coding sequence ATGAACCGCAACGTTCGCAGATGCTTAAATGTCGCCTTGGGTTTACTGGTGGCAGTCGCCTGGTCGATAGGGTTTATCCCCCATATTGCTACATCTGAAACTCCAGCACGGGAAGAAATTCGTGGGGTCTGGTTGACCAATGTGGGGAGCGATGTCTTGTTTGTGCCCGGGGCGGTTCATGACGCCTTGCAGGAACTCTCCGACCTTAATTTTAATACAGTTTACCCCGTAGTTTGGAATCGGGGACAGACTTTTTATCCAAGTGTAGCCTCTAAGCAGGTAACTGGGCGATCGCAGGATTGGTTACTCTCCCTGATGCGGGGCACCAACGATGTCCTCGGGGAAATTATCGCCGATGGACAGTCTTTGGGGTTGCGGGTAGTTCCCTGGTTTGAGTATGGGTTCATGGCACCCGCCAATTCCGAATTAGTGAAACGGCATCCAGACTGGGTAACTCGACATCAGGACAACAGCGAGAATCTCCGAGAGGAAGAATTAGCCCCAATTTTTAATGAAAATCCCTTAACGATTCAGCAGGTTTGGTTAAATCCTCTCCATCCCGAGGTGCAAAATTTTCTCCTGCGGTTAATTGTGGAAGTTGTGGCAAATTATCCCATTGATGCGATTCAATTTGATGATAATTTTGGCTTGCCGGTTGAGTTAGGATATGACCCTTACACCATCGCCCTCTACCAAGCCGAACATTGGGGATATTCTCCTCCTAGTAATCCCTACAATGCTCAGTGGGTTCGTTGGCGGGCGAATAAGATTAATGATTTTATGGAACGCATCTACCAAGCGGTACAATTTGTCAATCCCAACTGTTCGATTTCCCTAGCCGCCAATTCTCAAAGTTTTGCCTATCGCCACTATTTACAAGATTGGTTAACCTGGGTGGAATCGGGATGGATTGATGAGTTATTTTTACAGGTGTATCATTCAGAATTAAGTCGATTTGAGACAGAGTTAGATATTTCTACGGTGTGGTATGCCCGAAATTTAACTCGGGTGGGAGTAGGGATTTTAACGGGAACCATGAAACGTTCTATTTCCTTCGCAGAGATAGAAGATAGAGTGAAAGTTGCTCGCGATCGCCAATTTGCAGGATTCGCCTTTTTCTATTGGGAAAGTTTGTGGGGAAAAGTGGCATCGGAATCTCCAGAAGAACGGCGCAATAGTTTTCAAGCCTTATTTTCAGAACCCGCAATTTCCCCCGTACCCGTGCGATCGCCACCCAAGAAACAGGACAATCCACAAACTTAA